TCTCCTTTGGTGACTGCACCATTCATCCAATAAATTATTCACATGCTCTCGCCTTTCTGCCACTGACTTCATCCCTTTCTCTTACTCATCTTCatcaattcatttattcttttcttGCTGTTTATGAGATCATCCTGCAgtaggaaaaaaaataccttaagaGTACAGTGTATtaacttctttctttctttctttctttctttctttctttctttctttctttctttctttctttctttctttctttctttctttctttctttctttctttccttcctttcttattttctaccttccttccttccttcccttacCATTCCTTCCTTCCCACCTTctttccttccatccttcctttcttccttcctttctccgtccttcctttcttccttcctttcttctttcctttctccgtccttcctttcttccttcctttcttctttcttctccgtccttcctttcttccttccttccttctttcctttctctgtccttcctttcttccttccttccttccttccttccttccttccttccttccttccttcctttcttccttccttccttccttccttccttttgtccttccttccctctttttctttctttccttccgtccttccttccttcatttctTCCTTCATTTCTTCCTTCCGTCCTTCCATCCtcccttccttccatccttccttccttcattttttccttccttctttccttcctttcgtccttcctttcttcctttcttccttcctttcccaccttccttccttctttccttccttccttccttccttccttccttccttccttccttccttccttccttctttccttccttcctttctcttTTATCCCTTCCTTTCTCATTTTCTACCTTCTTTTACTTCCTTCTTTCCTGACTTACAGAGCATCAGAACTTTGTGACCGTTCAGCCTGGAGAAATGTTCACTTTTACTCTGCCAATAAACAGTTCCACTGCCCATCTGACCTACTCTTCTGACTCCAGTGGATCTGAAAAAACCTGGGTAATCATGGAGAGGGGCGAGTTAAACCTGCCACCTCAGCTGGAAGGACGGTTTAGCGTGGAGGACTTTTCATGTACACTTAAGGAGGTGAAGGCCAGCGACAAAGGACTGTTTCAGATCACGGACCAACAGGGCTTCCTAGTGTCCAAATACCACCTGAAAGTGGAACGTAAGTAAACTTTTATACCTGAACTATATAAAACATCTACATAGTAAGGTCATACCAGTgcattttagttcatttaaactGCTGAACATGGATTAAATGCAGCTAGCAAATGAAAGAATCAGATTGTTAGTTTTGATGCAGCATTAAAATAATCTGCCCAATTTGTAGTTTCAATCTGGAatttggaggaatttcagtgtgtaaaggccaagggcacaagcttaagctgagtgtccgtgatcttcgatttcttagatggcactgcatcaagaactgccattcaacaatagctgatataaccacatgggtaagggagtactttggcaaacctttgtcaagcactacaatacagagttacatgcacaaatgccacttaaaactttactgtgcaaaaaagaagccttatgttaaccatgtccataagcggcgtcgacttctctgggctcggaggcatctaggatggaccatcacacattttttggaataatggacgccgtgtgtgacgaaagacgaaaaggaccatccagactgttatcagcaacaagtccaaaaaacAGCTGGaaatcttttccagggacgtccatgcatttttcaacaagacaatgcaaaaccacatgctgcacacattacaaagtcatggctgcagaagtagagggtacaggtactggactggcctgcctgcagtcctgacctgtcctcaatagagaatgtgtggagaattttgaaacgaaaaatgcgacaacgacgaccctgtactgttgcacatcttaagaggtgtttgcaggaagaatgggacaaaatagaagctgaaacactaaattgcttagtatcctcagtgccaaaacatcttttaaatgtggtgaaaaggaatggcaacaatacaaagtggtaaatgctttactatcccaactttttttgaaatgtgttgcaggcctgaaatgcaggaatgcatgtttattaataaataaataaagttgaccagaaaaacatgaaatacctcaggttcatcctgtctgcaatgaaataaaagtcaaagtaaatgtaagaaactctgtgttcctttattattttctgatttggggttggcATACTATGACAGTTTACTCAAAAATGTGCAACATTTGTTGTACCGATATTCTTCTTATgtctatttacttacttatgtCTAAAAACCATGCACCGCTATGAAGCAATAATGTACATTAGTTTGGGATGAATGTAGCAAAATGTTACTAAAAAGTTgtttctgttattaataaatatcctcTCTCCTCTGTACCAAACTTGACCTTTCAGCATACAGCCTGCCAAACCTTTTTCTGGTCCTGATTACTATGGTGGCCTTAGTGGTGGTGCTGCTCTTTGTGTGTTTGGTATCTTGTATAGTGAAGGTACGCCGAAGAGCAGCAAAAGCCAGAGCCATTGAGAAGATTGCAAAAAATGCTGGAAATGATGAAGGAGATGCCTTTAGAAAGGTAAAGCACAACAAATGAAAAAGCCATTCAGCTTTGATACTATCAGACATTAACTTCACTGAGAGCTAAATGCCTGACCTATTCCACTCCAACACCCAGACTCCATTAGCCTCACTGACAGATGTTCAATATGTTGAGTAATAAAGGTAGTGGAGAAACTCATTAGGAAGAATTTTACAGACAGCTTAAGGCACTGTGAgtgttgggacaaaagtgggtCATTTTAAGTCTAGGCATTCAATGCAGTCTAAGAATCAGCCataaccttgtttctacactcactgtccattttatattatattatattatatattatatttatatatatatatatatatatatattatggcaagccaaacaggaaatatatagcaaatgctgatatatatggaatgaaacttgatatatatataatgaaactcgatatatatataaagaaacttgatatatatataatgaaactcgatatatatataatgaaacttgatatatatataatgaaactcatatatatatataatgaaactcgatatacagtatatataatgaaacctgatatatatatatataatgaaactcgatatatatataatgaaactcgatatatatataatgaaactcgatatatatatataatgaaacctgatatatatataatgaaacctgatatatatatataaagaaactcgatatatatataataaaacctgatatatatatatatataatgaaactcgatatatatataatgaaactcgatatatatatatatatataatgaaacctgatatatatataatgaaacttgatatatatggaatgaaaactacccccaagcgcaatgcaaaggggtttgtgtacctttggtcattagtttttcacttcaaatcccaaaattaataaggtttcagttttcagtttcgtttcaaataataaacaaacacacattgataGTAATAACGACATGATCtgacccctgttctgacttttgtgtatgTAACTAACATGACAACGTTACAACATCCAGTACGAAAATCGCTTCCTCACTTTAattttttgcagatagagcaaatatgtgcacatcacaaatacaaacacaaaagtcagaacaacaggacgcgtcgttattattacttttttaacacttgtgtttgatttacactgtctaaacaataatataagcatGTAGGCGCATGCACGCGCGTGCGCGTTTATTTCCAATTGAACTGATATAAATGCtgatttcggaaaattaaaatacgagccgtttgttttcaatgtgtgtttgctgttatttggaaacaaactgaaaactgaaacctgGAATGTGAAGTATAAAACTGATGATCAAAGAGCTTGCTTTGCGTTTGGAGGAGCAATGAGGaaatcgggggggggggggatggggtGGTCCTAGCGCCTGCCTCGTTTcattcaagtttcattatatatatatatcaggtttcattccatatacatCCAGTTtcatgaaactcgatatatatataatgaaacttgatatatatataatgaaactcgatatatatatgatgaaacttgatatatatataatgaaactcgatatatatataatgaaacttgatatatatataataaacttgatatatatataatgaaactcgatatatatataatgaaacttgatatatatataataaacttgatatatatatatataatgaaactcgatatatatataatgaaacttgatatacagtgtatcacaaaagtgagtacacccctcacatttctgcagatatttaagtatatcttttcatgggacaacactgacaaaatgacactttgacacaatgaaaagttatataacagtgtaaatttattcttccctcaaaataactcaatatacagccattaatgtctaaaccaccggcaacaaaagtgagtacacccctaagagactacacccctaaatgtccaaattgagcactgcttgtcattttccctccaaaatgtcatgtgactcgttagtgttactaggtctcaggtgtgcatagggagcaggtgtgttcaatttagtagtacagctctcacactctctcatactggtcactgaatgttccaacatggcacctcatggcaaagaactctctgaggatcttaaaagacgaattgttgcgctacatgaagatggccaaggctacaagaagattgccaacaccctgaaactgagctgcagcacagtggccaagattatccagcgttttaaaagagcagggtccactcagaacagacctcgcgttggtcgtccaaagaagctgagtgcacgtgctcagcgtcacatccaactgctgtctttgaaagataggcgcaggagtgctgtcagcattgctgcagagattgaaaaggtggggggtcagcctgtcagtgctcagaccatacaccgcacactacatcaaattggtctgcatggctgtcaccccagaaggaagcctcttctgaagtctctacacaagaaagcccgcaaacagtttgctgaagacatgtcaacaaaggacatggattactggaaccatgtcctatggtctgatgagaccaagattaatttgtttggttcagatggtctcaagcatgtgtggcggcaatcaggtgaggagtacaaagataagtgtgtcatgcctacagtcaagcatggtggtgggaatgccatggtctggggctgcatgagtgcagcaggtgttggggagttacatttccttgagggacacatgaactccaatatgtactgtgaaatactgaagcagagcatgatcccctccctccggaaactgggtcgcagggcagtgttccagcatgataatgaccccaaacacacctctaagacgaccactgctttattgaagaggctgagggtaaaggtgatggactggccaagcatgtctccagacctaaacccaatagaacatctttggggcatcctcaagcggaaggtggaggagcgcaaagtcttgaatatccgccagctccgtgatgtcgtcatggaggagtggaaaagcattccagtggcaacctgtgaagctctggtaaactccatgcccaggagagttaaggcagttctgggaaataatggtggccacacaaaatattgacacttcaggaactttcactaaggggtgtactcacttttgttgccggtggtttagacattaatggctgtatattgagttattttgagggaagaataaatttacactgttatataagctgcacacagactacttttcattgtgtcaaagtgtcattttgtcagtgttgtcccatgaaaagatatacttcaatatctgcagaaatgtgaggggtgtactcacttttgtgatacactgtatatataataaacttgatatatatataatgaaac
This DNA window, taken from Trichomycterus rosablanca isolate fTriRos1 chromosome 3, fTriRos1.hap1, whole genome shotgun sequence, encodes the following:
- the LOC134310972 gene encoding cilia- and flagella-associated protein 251-like yields the protein MEGRKEEMKEEMKEGRTEGKKEKEGRKDKRKEGRKEGRKEGRKEGRKEGRKEGRKKGRTEKGKKEGRKKGRTEKKEERKEERKDGERKEERKEERKDGERKEERKDGRKEGGKEGMS